In a genomic window of Bombina bombina isolate aBomBom1 chromosome 8, aBomBom1.pri, whole genome shotgun sequence:
- the LOC128638682 gene encoding fibrinogen-binding protein-like has translation MASQKVWLFCLVLTFICSFQMSLISNVKAQEHTAVQDDDDDDDDNDVTEKSPADHDEDKDDDEDDDDDDDDDKDDDDDKDDDDDKDDDDDKDDDKDDDDDDDDDDDDDNDDDNDKDDDDDDDDDDDNDKDDDDDDEDEDDDDDDDDDNDDDDDDDNDDDDDDKIVKKHDDDDDDDNDDDDDDDDDDDDDDDDDNDDDDDDDDDDDDDKVVKKQEEDDDEDDDDDDEDDDDDDDEDEDYKEGSLCHYCEFCKHCGDCEKCPCDEKDKSEHCKNCEYCQFCYVCPVICETACKPGSYIDELSGALYKTVANIFE, from the exons atggcctcacagaaAGTTTGGCTATTTTGCCTGGTCCTCACATTTATATGTTCCTTCCAAATGAGTTTGATATCTAATGTCAAAGCACAGGAACATACTGCTGTacaagatgatgatgatgatgatgatgataatgatgtaACTGAGAAATCTCCAGCAGACCATGACGAAGATAAAGATGATGATGAGGACGACGACGACGACGATGATGATGataaagatgatgatgatgataaagatgatgatgatgataaagatgatgatgatgataaagaTGATGATAAAGATGATGATGATGACGACGATGACGACGATGATGATGACAATGATGATGACAATGATAAAGATGATGATGATGACGATGACGATGATGATGACAATGataaagatgatgatgatgatgatgaagatgaagatgatgatgatgatgacgacGACGACAAcgacgatgatgatgatgatgacaacgatgatgatgatgatgacaaaATTGTAAAAAAGCATGATGATGATGACGATGATGACAACGACGATGATGACGACGATGATGATGACGACGACGATGATGATGACGATGACAATGATGATGACGACGATGATGACGACGACGATGATGATGATAAAGTTGTAAAGAAACAGGAAGAGGATGATgatgaggatgatgatgatgatgatgaag atgatgatgatgatgatgacgaaGATGAAGATTATAAGGAAGGTTCTCTCTGCCATTACTGTGAATTTTGCAAG CACTGTGGTGATTGTGAAAAGTGCCCCTGCGATGAAAAGGACAAGAGTGAACACTGTAAAAATTGCGAG TATTGTCAGTTCTGTTATGTCTGCCCAGTTATATGTGAGACAGCCTGCAAGCCTG